In the Populus trichocarpa isolate Nisqually-1 chromosome 8, P.trichocarpa_v4.1, whole genome shotgun sequence genome, CTTATCCGCATAATTCTTTTGCCTACTCTGAGCTGTTTGAAGCTTATCTCGGATCACCTTAATCTTATCCGAAGTAATCTGTATTAACTCGGGACCCATTAATCTCCTCTCACCAACCTCATACCAACATACAGGTGATCTACACTTCCGGCCATACAAGGCCTCATATGGGGCCATATCAATGCTCGCttgataactattattatatgcaaactccaccaAAGATAAGTACTTGCTCCATCCGACACCAAAGTCAATCACACAAGCTCTTAACATATCCTCCAAAATTTGTATAGTCCTCTCAGATTGTCCATCTGTCTGAGGATGAAAGGCAGTACTTAACTGAATGTTAGTCCCCAAAGCTTCCTGAAACTTCACCCAAAACCGAGAAGTGAATTGTGGACCTCTGTTGGACACAATTGAGATCGGCACACCATGCAACCTTACGATCTCGTTAACATAGATTTCTGCAAGTTTTGCAAACCCATATGTCACCTTTACTGGCAAGAAATGAGCTGACTTGGTCAAACGATCAACTATTACCCAAACCGAATCATAACCCTCCTGGCTCCGAGGCAAACCTGACACAAAGTCCATGGTGATCCTCTCCCATTTCCATTCAGGAATTAACAATGGCTGCAAAAGCCCTGGTGGTTTCTGATGCTCACCTTTAACCCTCTGACAGGTCAAGCATCGAGATACAAATTCAGCAATGTCCCTCTTCATGCCATTCCACCAATAGCACTCTTTCAAGTCTCTATACATCTTGTTAGAACCAGGATGTATAGTATAGGCAGTTTGGTGTGCTTCCGTCATCACATCTCTTTTCAAATCATCCACCTCAGGCACACATAACCTGGAACCAAATCTCAACACACCATCTTCATGGATAACAAAACCCGGAGCTCTCCCTAACTCCAACTCATCTCGAATCTTGCAAAGTCGCTCATCCTTCATTTGAGCTACTTTAATCCGGTCTACCAAGTCTGACTTGGCCTGAAAGTGAGCCAACAATGCTCCCGATTCACAAATCTCAAAACTGACTCTCTCATCTAACAATCCGTGTAACTCTTTAATCAAGGGTCTCCTCACCTCCTAAATATGAGCCAAACTACCCATAGATTTTCTGCTTAAGGCATCGACAACAACATTTACCTTGCCCGGGTGATATTGAATCGTGCAATCATAATCACTTAACAATTCCATCCACCTTCTCTGTCTCAAATTCAGATCCTTCTGCTGGAAGATATATTGAAGACTCttatgatctgaaaatatctcACATGTCTCCCCATACAAATAGTGTCTCCAAATCTTAAGGGCAAACACTACTGCAGCCATCTCCAAATCATGTGTGGGGTAATTTTGCTCGTGCTTCTTCAACTTTCTCGAGGCAGGAGCAATCACATTACCATTCTGCATCAAAACACAACCCAAACCAATCCTGGATGCATCACAGTACACGGTAAAACCACCAGACCCTGAAGGTACTGTCAAAATTGGAGCCGTAATTAACCTTTCCTTCAACTCCAGGAAACTCTTCTCACATTCTTTTGACCATTGAAACTTGACACTTTTCTGTGTCAACTTCGTCAACGGAGCAGAGATTCGGGAAAAATTCTCCACGAATCTCCTGTAGTATCCTGCTAAACCCAGGAAACTCCTAATCTCAGATACCGTGACTGGTCTAGGCCACTGTTTAACTGCCTCCACTTTCTGTGGATCAACCTCTATCCCATTTTTGGACACCACATGTCCCAAAAACCCAACACTCTCTAACCAAAACTCACTCTTCGAGAACTTTCCATACAACTGATGATCTCTTAGAGTTTGAAGCACCAATCTCAAATGCTCTTCATGTTCCTCTTTACTTCTTGAATACACCAAGATGTCATCAATGAACACAATAACAAACTTATCAATAAACAGCCTAAAAACCCTGTTCATCATGTCCATAAAAGCCACAGGTGCATTCGTTAACCCAAAAGACAACACTAGGAACTCGTAATGCCCATAACGAGTCCTAAAGGCAGTTTTAGGAATATCCTCATTCCTAATCCTCAACTGGTGATACCCCGATCGCAAATCAATCTTTGAGAAACATTGAGCTCCTTGTAATTGATCAAAAAGATCATCAATGCGAGGGAGTGGGTATCTATTTTTAACAGTGACCTTGTTCAATTGTCTATAGTTTATACACATCCTCATTGatccatccttcttctttacaaataaaACAGGTGCTCCCCACGGAGACACACTTGGACGAATAAACCCTTTATCTAACAAATCTTGAATCTGCTCCTTCAACTCTTTTAATTCTGCTGGCGCCATCCTGTAAGGTGCCATAGAGATTGTTTTGTTCCTGAAACTAGATCAATACAGAATTCGATTTCCCTATTGGAAGGTAGTCCAGGTAAGTCATCGGGAAAAACATCGATGAATTCTTTAAGTATCGAAACTTGTTCCATCCTCGGGACCCCCATGTTCATATCATGCACATAAGCCAAAAACCCTTGCATACCCTTTCGTACCATCCTTCTCGTGATGGCCGAGAGAATACTAGATGGAGATGATAACCCATCTCCATGAAAAGCAAACTCCGTCTCCTCATCAGGCTTGAAAATCACTGTCTTATTCCAACAATCAACTGAGGCATGGTGCCTTGATAACCAATCCATACCTAATATCACATCAAAACCTACTATTTCTAAAATTACCAAATCGCCTAATAGGTTTCTACCTTGCACTTGAACCTCACAATCAACATAAACATATTCCCCAAACATAACCTCATCCGAAGGGATAGCTACACACAAAGGACTCTCTAACAAAATGGGTTGTTTAGTAAACCTTAAAGCAAAATATGACGACACGAAAGAATGAGTTGCCCCCGTGTCAAATAACACTCTAGCCTCGAAGGAACATATTAAGAGTGTACCTGAGACAACAATATTGGATGTCTGGGCATCTTGCTGAGTAATGGCAAAAACTCGTGCCTGTCCCTGACTTGCTGGCGCAAAACCTCTACCGCCTACTCCACGGCCCCGCTGGCCGCGCCCACCAGCTCCACGACCACCCTGAAACACAGAATGGCTAGCTGATTGAGTCTGAGTAGGAGATGTAATCGGTGAAGCACCAGGTTTGGACCACCACTTGTTCGGACAATCCCTCAATAAGTGATCAGTCTGCCCGCAACCGAAACAAGCTCCTGTCTGCCTATAACAGACTGTGCCATAATGCCTAGACCCACAAGACGGACATTGAGGCCTCCCATCTGAACCTTGTGGTGTTAACTGAACAGTACCTCGGCTCTGAGTCGGACCAGCTCCACTCATACTATGTCTATTGTTTCCCCTGAGAATAGACCTCGACAAGAAATTCCTTGACTGATTTAATTGGCCCTGCCGGCCCCCATGTCCCCTGCTAGGACCTGTATCAGACCGCTGCTGAAAAGAGAACTGATTTGCCACTTTGGGCCTCTTAACCGAACCCACTGATAATTCATCCTCTAACTCTCGTGCCTCAATAGCTCGGGCACGATCCACTATGGCCGAGTACGTCTTAAACTCATGAGCCCCAATAGCTTTGAATAAGTAGCTATTAAGACCTCGAACAAACCTCTTAATCTTCCTCTCCTCAGTCGGTACCAAATACCCAGCAAATCTGGACAACCGTGTGAATTCCACTTCATACTCTGTCACACTCAAGTCACCCTGAAccaacttttcaaactcatatgATCTGGCTTCCCTCACACTTTCAGGTAGAAAACGTTCCAAAAACATCTCAGAAAATTCCTTCCACTCCATCGGTGGCGAACTAACTGCCCTTTCACCCCTCTTGGACTCATACCAGTTCACAGCCACCTCTCCTTCTAGCCTGAAAGATGCTAAAGTCACTGCACGATGATCCGTGCAACCCATGGCCTCACACCTACGCCATACTGCATCTAAAAACTGTTGTGGTTCCTCAGAGTTATCAACACCCTTAAATGTAGGAGGTGCCAGCTTAAGGAACTCTGACAATGGCACTTTCACCCCATGCACAGTATGGGAAGTTGAAGATGCATTCTTatccttctccttctctctctcagtTAAAAGGTCAGCCAGGGTCTGCATGGCTTGTCCAATCTTATCCAAAGCACTATCAGTATAAGACACCCTATCATGGGATTCCTGCTCCTGATTCTTACCAACATCCAGACCATAGTCTCCCTCAAACTCCACCTCATCCTGAACTTCTGCTTCCATTGGTTGAGGCGAAAGGGTTCTAACCCTCTTTTTGCGCCACTCCTTCCTAAGCTGAGCGATAGGAATGTCCTCTTGATCATTACCGACATAATCGGCATTAACTACATGTTTAGCTCTCGGcatatttcctaaaaaaaatgcatttatatatatgtatcaaCATAAAAGGAGTTTTAAGGAGGACACACCAAACACTAGATTGGAGAATTATAAGAGGACTGACATCAAGACAAGATAGATCTTAAGCTCCACATATTACGAgggttttaaataaataaaacagattatgaggttttaataaaaaaacctggctctgataccacctttgtcacgacccgaatcccgggtcCATGACCGGCAACGCAGGAGCGGTGCCGGAAGGACACCCCGCCCGCGCTAAGCCTCAAAACggacatatcaaaagaataatttattcaaaaatacgcagcatttcataatcttcagaaatcttatattattcaaaactgatgaaaccaaaagatagtttaaaactcctcatcagtaattaaaacaaaaacaataatccataatactcattacattgtcaaaatccaaacttaatcaaAACAAGGTAATAGTGGAGCGCCTAAGACATCGAATCAAACAGCCTTGAAAGATAAGCAAGGCATACTGAcccaaaactgaagaagcaggaacactcaacaaggttcacctgctatcagaaactaagaacctgaaataatattaagaatgaggtgtgagttcaaccaactcagtgagggaataataattaatatacattttagatattcttgatattaatagTTCGCAAGATcctttatcttgatatacatatacatatacatactgaacatatcatatacatatcatatacatactaaacatatCATCATAACGTAGTGGACTATatgtcagagatcagatgacacccgaaggtgaccagatgacacccgaaggtgaccagaccagatgacacccgaaggtgaccactgtgggatgatcagtcgccacaggctgatgcctctctcaccagctaggtttacagaatactatgtgcacataggctaactactctccgttagcatggagttactgacaagtcccatatcaaggcataatagatattcacataatcatcaaagaaacgtatatcatatcaaatagaatttactttgacagattgcgagtgcaaattcaagaataaatgagtactcggaaaataagcaacatatataattattcaagaaattaacgaGTTGTACTCATTATaaaatcaacatacatatttacttatcatatatgcatattaaagattatcccactcacccagaaaatatagaactaaaagGAATGTCAGACGAAAGACCCGAAAATCATATTGAGGAtcgttaggagaacctacaacaatatgaaaatatactcaaaagcaactcaaacaagagatcccaatgcataaaataaaaccaggtttagtctcctaagtttatggactaaaacgataattttccaaaacagggaccaaaacgtaattttaccaaaattggaCCAATCTGGAAAATACATAACTATACTGAattttcacccataaaccatccttaattctgtctagaacgaaccagggaccgaactgtaattttcataaagttcagggactaaaatgtaaattcctaaaattgagggaccaaactgaaaatattccaaatcaattatcaaactcagattcatcatccttaacctcataataacactgtccagaatctcaaaatacaattaggggtcaaattataattttcccaaagtttagggactaaactgtaatttcacaaattgagggaccaaattgaattttcgtcatcttcaacctcaaacccagaattttaCAGATTAGCTACTGTCATCTCCTGATttctaacacaatttcaccattcaaataaaatcataactcaaaatcatcatctttacctTCAATCTCTCACaatcaactaattaaccaattacccacaacaatcaacccataaccttccaattaattcatcaatcaaactcaaaacacaatattcaaaaccctaacatttatcaaaacagaaatcaaggcttaaagaacacacatttatacataatcttacctttaaacttatttcctccaattctcttctcctttccttatttttccctcttttctcttcttcctccccttttcttctcttctcccgtCAGTTTTCACTCTTAAAACACAGCcctcttcttctattttcttttctatttatatttatcaactctttgttcaattactacaataccccttattcatttatactcatttttagccttcaagggctttattgccttttacctactcattaaatttcaaaacatcacagtCTTGTTGAAGGCTTCTGCCAAACCATTAGCCAGAGCATTGTACATAGAAGAGTTATGTTGTTTGAAACTGAACTGTGCACACAACTTATTCATGGCTGTATTGTAGAACTCCTTTCCATTATCGGTTATGATGTATCTTGGTACCCCATAACGGTAAATGATGTTTGTTTGAATGAAGTTTACAACTGTCTCTTTCTTGACCTCTTTTAATCCTGTAGCTTCTGCCCACTTGGAGAAGTAATCTGTTGCATCCAATATGTAAAGATGCCCCCCAGAGCTTTTCGGCAATGGTCCTACCACATCCAGTGCCCAACCATCAAAGGGCCAAGAGGCAACTGTCGGGTGTAAAGGCTCGGGTGGCTGGTGGATCAAATTAGCATGCAATTGACAACTTTGACATTTTCTAGC is a window encoding:
- the LOC127905646 gene encoding uncharacterized protein LOC127905646 — protein: MPRAKHVVNADYVGNDQEDIPIAQLRKEWRKKRVRTLSPQPMEAEVQDEVEFEGDYGLDVGKNQEQESHDRVSYTDSALDKIGQAMQTLADLLTEREKEKDKNASSTSHTVHGVKVPLSEFLKLAPPTFKGVDNSEEPQQFLDAVWRRCEAMGCTDHRAVTLASFRLEGEVAVNWYESKRGERAVSSPPMEWKEFSEMFLERFLPESVREARSYEFEKLVQGDLSVTEYEVEFTRLSRFAGYLVPTEERKIKRFVRGLNSYLFKAIGAHEFKTYSAIVDRARAIEARELEDELSVGSVKRPKVANQFSFQQRSDTGPSRGHGGRQGQLNQSRNFLSRSILRGNNRHSMSGAGPTQSRGTVQLTPQGSDGRPQCPSCGSRHYGTVCYRQTGACFGCGQTDHLLRDCPNKWWSKPGASPITSPTQTQSASHSVFQGGRGAGGRGQRGRGVGGRGFAPASQGQARVFAITQQDAQTSNIVVSESFVCSYPFG